One Sphaerisporangium krabiense DNA segment encodes these proteins:
- a CDS encoding non-ribosomal peptide synthetase — MPPGPNPHPPTPGPDARPLTPEEAALWRHQRRHPLSSSYNICVALEIEGPVDTAALAASVAALVRRHPSLRSAPDDDGRHWRDADPPVWRAARVAAADPASWVGGEGAQAVREEARRPFFPGRALLRTLYWDLGPVGGVLQLTFHHCVCDGLSVRLAVRQIIGGYRDLVEGRTEPDAEPPPLPYRPLVTPEEAGRFWAPRLALARDVPALGPADPRATADTGVLLRRVCDVDVRGTAAPRAAALGVSMFAVALSGLAAALARWNGEPRAAVGIPFSHRPPAEDGEVGYRVRTLPTRIEVAAGDTLGSLATRVGAELRDAATHADWETGADLGAAMAGDSVVAVNLLQPAGMVTHHRPSPAEVAGLRWRPYLLHNGTAKFLMNVYVAASDGKLALTFECRAGGGARDELEWLADLAATTIADAFTLPPDRPVITIGDAAPIPEEQPVGPASGASTLPTERPVGPDSGTSTLPAERPIAPTGDASTLPTERPVAPAGDASNLPAVATAGGVRAAVSAPPSVRAGGWTPRDLLARAAERPDAVAVVEDHPGGAVAASYAQMAEAAEEVARWLTAAEVGPGQAVAVRLPRGAPLIAVAHGVLIAGGVLLPLDPDLPTGRAEHMLADSRARLLVEEDQAGGAFTSLGRPLRVTALSSGPRSIPLEDGAAEAAYVMYTSGSTGRPKGVAVGREALANRLAWMQRAFPTGPGDVVLAKTPLSFDVCLWELLWPTAHGATVVTARHGRHGDAGYLADAIVRYGVTAVHFVPSMLAAFLDAAAAPPPSLREVFSSGEPLPRSLAHLAWTRLGARVHNLYGPTEACVDVTAWTFDPGDGRSFVPIGRPIDGMRVRVRDPDGREVPLGAVGEIVVEGVGVALGYLGGAAGERARFAVEPGTGLRSYRTGDLGRWRAGQVLRFLGRLDDQVKINGQRVELEEIDAVLAEHPAVSAAGVRYRAQVTGPRRMQAYLVPRGEVSAAELRAHAARHLPRPMVPTLFTAVDRLPYQASGKLARADLDALTGHDLAWPTSPEEQTGPDVARPADQDPARPRSPEEQTGPNVARPADRDPARSARREGRAGRGPAWSADRGPVWSAERGVPDATVVDALVRAQVGELLGMAEVPPDTDLFHLGVDSINAVRLVGALRQAGIAAEVADLFEARTLRALTARLDTRDDTRETTPTSPNPPARSERSAPPHPSAPSGRSVPQDPSAPPHPSAPSGRSAPPDPSPPPNPSAPPDPSGAPDPVAPSGPWRYERWRGHGVLRRFPLSGLQMGLVYHRDVSGDYLTYVTGYELDGEVDSELLRGAIAEVAARHEAVRTAFDLSAEGGPEQVVVDEVATRLVEHDLTAAGDEAAAGNEAAAGNEAFGRWLERVRREPFPWDSPPLFAFHLHRLARDRAVLSIVEPFLDGWSVAVLGRDILDSYERARSARAGTPPPRTAREPVTAIPSYETFVGLERAAAEDESALAHWREMVTRPGVAWRPALAPGDPAAPGAWHRYDHVFAEDELRALRAAAYTLRVSLRTLMWAVHMRTLALFTGRPLTGSTLVVNGRPEVPGGEAMCGLFLNFMPVVAEVGQDTTWRDLAGQMVRAEQLSWRHRRTPYATVKALAPGFEPSTVFNYTEFHLYRELMEDPSRALRVRSVTGLDQTYMDLTVQCSLDATGRRLRVSVEHRAPNVTAADARRYLSCLVHAARAAARDVESAVDADRLPPEELARVTAAGQGPDRAWPADLTLPRAVDGHADARPHAVAVEDAAESFTYAELAALSRRYAAGILRRATGPHPVVGVMAPRSARFWACVLAIWRAGGTYLPLPDGTPPARLAAMAARAGAEVVFTDPRHDTVPPELPASVRLLALDGLDGPAADAEPVPARPRAACAYILFTSGSTGSPKGVRIGPAAMANHWWSKVDLLGLDEECVVAQSAPASFDVSLWQFAVPWLRGGRAVVLEDDLLLDPARLFARLEERGVRLYETTPSHLAALLDAAGHRATPWPRPGGALDRLMVTGEAAGAEVCRRWLAAGGPPIVNAYGPTECADDITHMVIDDPGLTGVVPIGRPIPNVVCQVTDEAGQVLPLGVEGELRVRGACLGLGYLEPEDEAGRFLRAGGDRGEVVAYRTGDRARFREDGALLWLGRDDGQVKVRGRRIELGEVETHLRAHPAVRDAAAVVPDGGGRLRAVVVAGAPGVDRAALLRHLSARVPSWMFPDEFVFADALPLTSHGKLDRAALAGPGHTLDAGRASGAPARPRAELDAIVAAEWEAITGRVPAPDSHFFADGAGSLDSVRLIARLGARLGRAPSVADLLDAPVYADFVARLRGRTQCPLS; from the coding sequence ATGCCTCCCGGACCAAACCCCCACCCACCCACCCCTGGACCAGACGCCCGGCCGCTGACTCCCGAGGAGGCGGCGCTGTGGCGGCATCAGCGGCGGCACCCGCTCTCCTCGTCCTACAACATCTGCGTGGCGCTGGAGATCGAGGGTCCGGTCGACACGGCGGCGCTCGCCGCGTCGGTCGCGGCGCTCGTCCGGCGGCATCCGTCGCTGCGTTCGGCCCCGGACGACGACGGCCGTCACTGGCGGGACGCCGACCCTCCTGTCTGGCGTGCCGCGCGGGTCGCGGCGGCCGATCCCGCCTCCTGGGTCGGAGGGGAGGGGGCGCAAGCCGTGCGCGAGGAGGCGCGGCGGCCCTTCTTCCCCGGCCGGGCGCTGCTGCGGACGCTGTACTGGGACCTCGGACCCGTGGGCGGGGTTCTCCAGCTCACCTTCCACCACTGCGTCTGCGACGGGCTCAGCGTGCGGCTGGCGGTCCGCCAGATCATCGGCGGCTACCGGGACCTGGTGGAGGGCAGGACGGAGCCCGACGCCGAGCCGCCGCCCCTGCCGTACCGGCCGCTCGTCACCCCCGAGGAGGCCGGGCGGTTCTGGGCGCCGCGTCTGGCGCTGGCCAGGGACGTGCCGGCGCTCGGCCCCGCCGACCCCCGGGCCACCGCGGACACCGGCGTGCTGCTGCGGCGGGTCTGCGACGTGGACGTGCGGGGCACGGCGGCGCCGCGCGCGGCGGCCCTGGGCGTCAGCATGTTCGCCGTCGCGCTGAGCGGGCTGGCGGCGGCGCTGGCGCGGTGGAACGGCGAACCGCGTGCGGCGGTCGGGATCCCGTTCAGCCACCGTCCCCCGGCCGAGGACGGCGAGGTCGGCTACCGGGTCAGGACCCTGCCCACGCGGATCGAGGTCGCGGCGGGGGACACGCTGGGGTCGCTGGCGACCCGCGTGGGAGCGGAACTGCGGGACGCGGCCACGCACGCCGACTGGGAGACCGGCGCCGACCTCGGCGCCGCGATGGCGGGCGATTCCGTCGTCGCCGTCAACCTGCTCCAGCCCGCCGGCATGGTCACCCATCACCGGCCGTCCCCCGCCGAGGTCGCCGGCCTGCGCTGGCGGCCGTACCTGCTGCACAACGGCACCGCCAAGTTCCTCATGAACGTCTACGTCGCCGCGAGCGACGGCAAGCTGGCCCTCACCTTCGAGTGCCGCGCCGGCGGCGGAGCCCGCGACGAACTGGAATGGCTGGCCGACCTCGCCGCCACCACGATCGCCGACGCCTTCACCCTCCCCCCGGACCGGCCGGTGATCACGATCGGCGATGCGGCCCCCATCCCCGAGGAACAGCCGGTCGGCCCAGCCAGTGGCGCGAGCACCCTGCCCACGGAACGGCCGGTCGGCCCGGACAGTGGCACGAGCACCCTGCCCGCGGAACGGCCGATCGCTCCGACCGGTGACGCGAGCACCCTGCCCACGGAACGGCCGGTCGCTCCGGCCGGTGACGCGAGCAACCTGCCCGCGGTCGCCACGGCAGGTGGGGTGCGGGCCGCCGTGTCCGCACCGCCGTCCGTGCGTGCGGGTGGGTGGACGCCGCGTGACCTGCTCGCGCGGGCGGCCGAGCGTCCCGACGCCGTCGCCGTCGTGGAGGACCACCCCGGGGGCGCGGTCGCGGCGAGCTACGCGCAGATGGCGGAGGCGGCCGAGGAGGTCGCGCGGTGGCTGACGGCCGCCGAGGTCGGTCCCGGCCAGGCGGTCGCCGTGCGGCTGCCACGGGGCGCGCCTCTGATCGCCGTGGCGCACGGCGTGCTGATCGCGGGCGGGGTCCTGCTGCCCCTCGACCCGGACCTGCCGACGGGGCGAGCGGAGCACATGCTGGCCGACAGCCGGGCGCGCCTGCTCGTCGAGGAGGACCAGGCCGGCGGGGCCTTCACGTCACTGGGGCGGCCCTTACGCGTGACCGCGCTCAGCTCCGGGCCACGGAGCATCCCCCTGGAGGACGGCGCCGCCGAGGCGGCCTACGTCATGTACACCTCCGGCTCGACGGGCCGTCCCAAAGGCGTCGCCGTCGGCCGGGAGGCGCTGGCGAACCGGCTGGCGTGGATGCAGCGCGCGTTCCCCACCGGCCCCGGGGACGTGGTGCTGGCCAAGACGCCGCTGAGCTTCGACGTGTGCCTGTGGGAGCTGCTGTGGCCCACCGCCCACGGCGCGACCGTGGTCACGGCCCGGCACGGACGCCACGGCGACGCGGGCTACCTGGCCGACGCCATCGTCCGCTACGGGGTGACGGCCGTCCACTTCGTGCCGTCCATGCTGGCCGCCTTCCTCGACGCCGCCGCGGCGCCGCCGCCGAGCCTGCGCGAGGTGTTCAGCAGCGGTGAACCGTTACCGAGGTCCCTGGCCCACCTCGCCTGGACCCGGCTCGGCGCGCGGGTGCACAACCTGTACGGGCCGACCGAGGCGTGCGTCGACGTCACCGCGTGGACGTTCGACCCCGGGGACGGGCGGTCGTTCGTGCCGATCGGCCGCCCGATCGACGGCATGCGCGTGCGCGTCCGCGATCCGGACGGCCGCGAGGTGCCGCTCGGCGCCGTCGGAGAGATCGTCGTCGAGGGTGTGGGCGTGGCCCTCGGCTACCTCGGCGGAGCGGCCGGGGAGCGTGCCCGGTTCGCCGTCGAGCCGGGCACGGGGCTGCGTTCCTACCGCACCGGCGACCTCGGCCGGTGGCGGGCCGGGCAGGTGCTGCGGTTCCTCGGCCGCCTCGACGACCAGGTGAAGATCAACGGCCAGCGGGTGGAGCTGGAGGAGATCGACGCGGTGCTCGCCGAGCATCCGGCCGTCTCCGCGGCCGGCGTGCGGTACCGGGCGCAGGTCACCGGGCCGCGCCGCATGCAGGCGTACCTGGTGCCGCGCGGCGAGGTCTCGGCGGCCGAGCTGCGGGCCCACGCCGCCCGGCACCTCCCGCGTCCGATGGTCCCGACGCTGTTCACGGCGGTGGACCGGCTGCCGTACCAGGCGAGCGGCAAACTCGCCCGCGCGGACCTGGACGCCCTGACCGGCCACGACCTCGCCTGGCCCACGAGTCCGGAAGAACAGACCGGCCCGGACGTCGCCCGACCCGCCGACCAGGACCCCGCCCGGCCCAGGAGTCCCGAAGAACAGACCGGCCCGAACGTCGCCCGACCCGCCGACCGGGACCCCGCCCGATCCGCGAGACGGGAAGGACGGGCCGGCCGGGGCCCCGCCTGGTCCGCCGACCGGGGCCCCGTCTGGTCCGCGGAGCGCGGCGTCCCGGACGCCACGGTCGTGGATGCCCTGGTGCGCGCTCAGGTGGGCGAGCTGCTGGGGATGGCGGAGGTCCCGCCGGACACCGATCTGTTCCACCTCGGCGTCGACTCCATCAACGCGGTACGGCTGGTGGGGGCGCTGCGCCAGGCGGGCATCGCGGCCGAGGTGGCCGACCTGTTCGAGGCGCGCACGCTACGCGCACTGACGGCCCGCCTCGACACGCGCGACGACACCCGCGAGACCACGCCGACGTCCCCGAACCCACCCGCACGATCGGAGCGATCGGCGCCACCACACCCATCCGCGCCGTCGGGGCGATCGGTGCCACAGGACCCATCCGCGCCACCGCACCCATCCGCGCCCTCGGGGCGATCGGCGCCACCGGATCCGTCCCCGCCACCGAACCCATCCGCGCCACCAGATCCTTCGGGGGCACCGGACCCTGTCGCGCCGTCAGGGCCGTGGCGGTATGAGCGCTGGCGCGGTCATGGGGTTCTGCGGCGGTTTCCGTTGTCGGGGCTGCAGATGGGGCTGGTCTATCACCGGGACGTGAGCGGGGACTATCTGACGTACGTCACCGGGTACGAGCTCGACGGCGAGGTGGACTCCGAGCTGCTGCGGGGGGCGATCGCCGAGGTGGCGGCGCGGCATGAGGCCGTGCGTACCGCGTTCGATCTCTCCGCCGAGGGCGGGCCCGAGCAGGTCGTCGTGGACGAGGTGGCCACCCGCCTGGTCGAGCACGACCTCACCGCCGCGGGGGACGAGGCGGCCGCGGGGAACGAGGCGGCCGCGGGGAACGAGGCGTTCGGCCGGTGGCTGGAGCGGGTGCGCCGTGAGCCGTTCCCGTGGGACTCGCCGCCGCTGTTCGCCTTCCACCTGCACCGGCTGGCGCGCGACCGGGCCGTCCTGTCCATCGTGGAACCGTTCCTGGACGGCTGGAGCGTCGCGGTGCTGGGGCGCGACATCCTGGACTCCTACGAACGCGCCCGGTCTGCGCGCGCGGGAACCCCTCCCCCGCGCACCGCCCGCGAGCCGGTCACGGCGATCCCGTCCTACGAGACGTTCGTCGGCCTGGAGCGCGCGGCGGCCGAGGACGAGTCCGCGCTGGCCCACTGGCGCGAGATGGTCACGCGCCCCGGCGTCGCCTGGCGGCCCGCGCTCGCCCCGGGCGACCCCGCGGCGCCCGGCGCGTGGCACCGCTACGACCACGTGTTCGCCGAGGACGAGCTGCGCGCGTTGCGCGCGGCGGCCTACACGCTGCGGGTGTCGCTGCGCACGCTGATGTGGGCCGTGCACATGCGCACCCTGGCGCTGTTCACCGGCCGTCCGCTCACCGGGTCCACGCTGGTGGTCAACGGGCGTCCCGAGGTTCCCGGCGGCGAGGCGATGTGCGGGCTGTTCCTGAACTTCATGCCGGTGGTGGCCGAGGTGGGGCAGGACACCACCTGGCGCGACCTGGCCGGCCAGATGGTGCGGGCCGAACAGCTCTCCTGGCGTCACCGGCGCACCCCGTACGCGACGGTGAAGGCCCTGGCGCCGGGGTTCGAGCCCTCGACGGTCTTCAACTACACCGAGTTCCACCTCTACCGCGAGCTGATGGAGGACCCGAGCCGGGCGCTCCGCGTCCGGAGCGTCACCGGTTTGGACCAGACGTACATGGACCTCACCGTGCAGTGTTCCCTGGACGCCACCGGCCGCCGGCTCCGGGTGTCGGTGGAGCACCGCGCCCCGAACGTCACGGCGGCGGACGCGCGCCGCTACCTGTCCTGCCTGGTGCACGCCGCCCGCGCGGCGGCGCGCGACGTGGAGTCCGCGGTGGACGCCGACCGGCTGCCGCCCGAGGAGCTGGCGCGCGTCACCGCGGCGGGACAGGGACCGGACCGCGCCTGGCCCGCCGATCTGACGCTGCCGCGCGCCGTGGACGGGCATGCCGACGCGCGACCGCACGCCGTGGCCGTGGAGGACGCCGCCGAGTCCTTCACCTACGCGGAGCTGGCGGCGCTGAGCCGGCGGTACGCGGCGGGCATCCTGCGGCGCGCGACCGGCCCGCACCCGGTCGTCGGGGTGATGGCCCCGCGCTCCGCGCGCTTCTGGGCGTGCGTGCTCGCCATCTGGCGGGCGGGGGGCACCTACCTGCCGCTGCCGGACGGGACGCCGCCCGCGCGCCTGGCGGCCATGGCCGCGCGCGCCGGAGCCGAGGTGGTGTTCACCGACCCCCGCCACGACACCGTCCCGCCCGAGTTGCCGGCGTCCGTGCGGCTCCTCGCCCTGGACGGCCTGGACGGCCCTGCGGCGGACGCCGAGCCCGTGCCCGCGCGACCGCGGGCCGCGTGCGCGTACATCCTGTTCACCTCGGGGTCCACCGGCAGCCCGAAGGGCGTGCGGATCGGGCCCGCCGCGATGGCCAACCACTGGTGGAGCAAGGTGGACCTGCTCGGCCTCGACGAGGAGTGCGTCGTGGCCCAGTCGGCTCCGGCGTCCTTCGACGTCTCCCTGTGGCAGTTCGCCGTGCCGTGGCTGCGCGGCGGGCGGGCCGTCGTGCTGGAGGACGACCTGCTCCTGGACCCGGCGCGGCTGTTCGCCCGGCTGGAGGAGCGGGGAGTGCGGCTGTACGAGACGACGCCGAGCCACCTGGCGGCCCTGCTGGACGCGGCCGGGCACCGGGCGACGCCGTGGCCGCGGCCGGGGGGCGCGCTGGACCGGCTCATGGTGACCGGTGAGGCGGCCGGCGCCGAGGTGTGCCGCCGCTGGCTCGCCGCGGGCGGCCCGCCGATCGTCAACGCCTATGGCCCGACCGAGTGCGCCGACGACATCACGCACATGGTGATCGACGATCCCGGCCTCACCGGGGTCGTGCCGATCGGCCGTCCGATCCCGAACGTCGTCTGCCAGGTCACCGACGAGGCGGGGCAGGTGCTGCCGCTCGGCGTCGAGGGAGAGCTGCGCGTGCGCGGCGCCTGCCTGGGGCTCGGCTACCTGGAGCCGGAGGACGAGGCGGGGCGTTTCCTGCGCGCGGGCGGCGACCGGGGCGAGGTGGTCGCGTATCGCACCGGTGACCGGGCGCGGTTCAGGGAGGACGGCGCGCTGCTCTGGCTGGGGCGGGACGACGGGCAGGTCAAGGTGCGGGGGCGCCGGATCGAGCTGGGCGAGGTCGAGACGCATCTGCGCGCCCATCCGGCCGTCCGCGACGCGGCGGCGGTCGTGCCGGACGGCGGTGGCCGCCTGCGGGCCGTCGTCGTGGCGGGCGCACCGGGCGTGGACCGAGCCGCGCTGCTGAGACATCTGTCCGCGCGCGTTCCGTCCTGGATGTTCCCCGACGAGTTCGTCTTCGCCGACGCGCTGCCGCTCACGTCGCACGGCAAGCTGGACCGCGCCGCGCTGGCGGGACCGGGCCACACCTTGGACGCCGGCCGGGCGTCCGGCGCGCCGGCCCGGCCGAGGGCGGAGCTGGACGCGATCGTGGCGGCGGAGTGGGAGGCGATCACCGGCCGCGTCCCGGCGCCGGACAGCCACTTCTTCGCCGACGGCGCCGGCTCTCTGGACAGCGTCCGCCTCATCGCCCGGCTCGGGGCGCGCCTCGGCCGTGCGCCGAGCGTCGCCGACCTGCTGGACGCGCCCGTCTACGCCGACTTCGTCGCGCGACTGCGCGGCCGGACTCAGTGCCCATTGAGTTAG
- a CDS encoding CbtB domain-containing protein yields MAQTTVPASRPLPLTIPIQTIIPWAVLATVLSLLVLYFVGVEQGAFSLFGGQSVHEFVHDGRHLLGFPCH; encoded by the coding sequence GTGGCACAGACAACCGTCCCCGCGTCCCGGCCATTACCCCTGACGATCCCCATCCAGACGATCATCCCGTGGGCGGTCCTGGCCACCGTCCTGTCCCTCCTCGTCCTCTACTTCGTCGGCGTCGAACAGGGGGCGTTCTCGCTCTTCGGCGGCCAGTCCGTCCACGAGTTCGTCCACGACGGGCGGCACCTTCTCGGATTCCCCTGCCACTGA